One stretch of Glycine soja cultivar W05 chromosome 7, ASM419377v2, whole genome shotgun sequence DNA includes these proteins:
- the LOC114420004 gene encoding uncharacterized protein LOC114420004 — protein sequence MASSGPILSFSGTPTITTAKLNWKNYLSWSASVELWFLGQGHHDHLEKDAEAVPDDKRPEWEKLDYQLCAVLWQSVEADVLEILRSFKTCCSFWKKAREIFANDIQSLFDATMKVTALKQTSHDMIAHIGKARAAVEELKRFLVAESLEEVNRKLDKFYMVLILRSLHSDFDHVRDQVLAGDQVPSMDSLITRLLRVPHALKEENPADVVETSAMAAPRGRGGGRNSRGGRGGRGGRPQCTYCKRMGHTQETCYSLHGFPDKVAQVTQTETEKSESKFSDKEY from the coding sequence ATGGCTTCGTCTGGCCCAATACTTTCGTTTTCTGGAACTCCCACTATCACAACAGCAAAGCTCAATTGGAAAAATTACTTATCCTGGTCTGCTTCAGTAGAACTGTGGTTCCTTGGGCAAGGGCATCATGACCATCTTGAAAAAGATGCTGAGGCAGTTCCGGATGATAAAAGACCTGAGTGGGAAAAGTTAGATTATCAGCTCTGTGCTGTCTTATGGCAGTCAGTTGAGGCAGATGTTTTGGAGATTCTCAGATCGTTCAAAACATGCTGCTCCTTTTGGAAAAAGGCCCGGGAAATCTTTGCCAATGATATTCAGAGTTTGTTTGATGCAACCATGAAGGTCACAGCTCTCAAACAAACCAGCCACGATATGATTGCACACATAGGTAAAGCTCGGGCAGCAGTGGAAGAATTGAAGAGGTTCCTTGTGGCTGAATCGTTGGAGGAAGTGAATAGAAAGCTAGATAAGTTCTATATGGTTCTCATCTTGAGAAGTTTACATTCAGACTTTGATCACGTTCGTGATCAAGTCTTAGCTGGAGATCAGGTTCCGTCGATGGATTCTCTCATCACTAGGCTGCTTCGTGTTCCCCATGCattgaaagaagaaaatccGGCTGATGTAGTGGAGACGTCAGCCATGGCTGCACCTCGTGGGAGAGGGGGAGGACGTAACAGTAGAGGAGGCCGTGGTGGGAGAGGTGGACGTCCTCAATGCACATATTGCAAGAGGATGGGCCACACACAAGAGACTTGCTACTCCTTGCATGGCTTCCCTGACAAAGTAGCTCAGGTAACTCAGACCGAAACCGAAAAATCAGAGTCTAAGTTCTCTGATAAAGAATATTAA